The Kineothrix sp. IPX-CK genomic interval CATAATGGTGTCAATAGCCTGAACTTTTCACCTGAAACCGGCAAACTCGTTCTGACAACCGGAGACGGCGGATCGGGCTACGATCCATTTAATTTAAGTCAGGATGATATGGAAATCGCCGGGAAAATAATTGAAATTGATGTAGACATAGATTCCTTCAGCGATGATCCTCCCGTAGTCACACGATTTAGCGAACTTCCCTCATCTATTCAGGATACACTTACGGTCATTGCCAAAGGAGTCCGCAATATACCGGGCATTTCTTTTCAAAGGGTAAATAATCAGTATATCAAATACGTAGGAGATGTTGGGCAGGATTTAGTAGAGTCTATTTTTTCGTTTGTAGACTATAAACCGATGCCCGTTACTGATCTTATTGACTCTTCATTAACGGAAACCGAGCCGGATCAGAAAGGATTTGTCAACTTCGGCTGGAGGGGGTGGGAAGGTATATTTCCTACTGCGCTCTTAAGAAGCTGCTCTGCAAACCCGAATTTAAACGAAAAAATATTTGCTTATTATGATGAAGCAGTAGAAACTTCAGTGCAGCGCCTTCCGCCTTTAATCAGCTATTTTCATGAAGATTCCCGTCCGGACAAATTTGAAGCTTCTGCTCTCACAGGCATCCATCCCTATATGGGAAATGATATTCCTGATTTAATGGGATGTATTGTATTTACGGAGCTGGCCCGCCGTCAGGAATCTCCGCAGCCTACCAGAGGTGTCCTGGCTTATACCAGGCCAAGAACGGATTGTAAGCTTAACGATTTTAGTATTATTGAAACTGATTATGATTTCGGAGATAGATCCTCTTATTATGTTGGTTTGGGAACGGATATGAATCAGACCAGACTATTTTTGGGAGTTTACAGCTCCACGAGAGTGACCGATTATAATCAAGGTACTATTTTTGAAATTGTTCCCTGAATTTATAGCTGTAACTCAAATATCTGATAACTTAAAACAGACTGAAAAGAATGCTTTTCAGTCTGTTTTAAATGTAAAACTTCTATTTCATTCATTCCACTTCTGGCAAAGAATCCGCATTCTATAGCAATTCATGACATTCTCTTTCAGTCGGTTCATCAGCTTGTAGTTGGCGGTTCCACCCGCAACACTTCCTACGACCGGCATAAGCTGTAACAGCTTGGCGATATCCAGATAATCCCTATACTCCATCTGAAATTTTTCCCAATCCACCGGCGGATGGTCGCGCTCATCCCAGTCCTGCAATATCCGGAACACATCCAGACGATGCTCTCTGCTGGAAAAGGCAAGCTGGAAAACATACAGCAGAAACAGCCTTTCGCTTTGCTGGTCTGTATCATAGCCATATAACTTCGCGCCGTCAAACATAAATTTTATTTTTATCCCCATCAGCACCGGCAGATCGGCTAATCCCAATAAAATACCGCCTGCTCCAAACCCAATGCCCTGTGTGACAGCTGTCTTCATGTAAATCTGAAATTGCTCCTGTACCAGAAAATCCTGCTCAGCCAGTGACAGGCCGGAAGCATCTTCCTTTATTGTCAATAAATCTGATCCAAACAAAATTGTTTGTACCATTTTTTCAACCGTCGCAGTAATTGTATTCTGCATTTTTTTCGGCACCAGCTTTTGCGTTTGCTTTTGAATTCCCTTGGAGGTACGTTCAAATAATCCGGCGCTTTTAATAATGTCATCATGCCAGCGGTTCAGTTCCTTCTCAACATGCTTTTCATATAGATTCATTGGAACACCTCCTAACTTTTTCAATTAACATCCATCCTGCCGAAATTCTTAAAAAGCCCGATATATTTAATCATATCAATAACCTCCCACCAATTTGCACTTACAAAACTCTCCATCGGATATTCGCCTCCCTGATTATCGTCAAACCAATACCAACCGTTTGCATTTACATTCCATACATTATACTCTGAAAGTCTTCCGATTATTTTTTCAAGCTGCCAGTCAAGCTCTTTTGACATTATGTCCTCGTTACCCTTATAATATTTACTGTCGGGTGATTGGATAAAAGAAGAAGGTCTTCCACACCATCCGGACCATTTCGCCGGGTCTCTCTCCATACATTAGTGGATTTTAGGATACTGCAATCCTGTAACATTGCCGCCTTTTTATATATTTCAGACTTTTCATCGGCATGCCGTACGGCGAAAAATGCAAGTTCTATAGAAGTAAGCTCCAAATATGCATCCTTATTGCCGGCATCATATGTGTACCATGACGCATGAGCGTAATCGTTATTCGATGGAACGCTCCAGGGCCAGCCCTTTTCATTTAAACTTGCTGTGCTTGTGATATACTTTAAAATCCCCTGCAAAATCGGATGCTGTTTATCGTCAAAGTTAATTTCTTCTAAAATACCTATTGCAAAACCAGTAGTACCGGTGATGAATTCGGATTCCAATTGTCTGCCTCAAGCGCATGTCCAAAGCCCTCGTCTGCATTCTAATATCGGGCTCTGATAGTTACTGCTGATTATAGCATGGATTCTATATAAATATTGCAAAAAAAACGACATTTAATAATTTTTTCAGCAATACTTTCAAGTCATATCATCCCGAAGCGCATCAATGATATTTTCTTTTTTTATCTTGCTGATGGCATACAGCATTGTAATGAACACGATAAAGAGCACGCTGAACACGCTGACTGCCATACTGCCCCACGGAAAAACGAAATCGATATTGTCCGCCCCACCGACAACCATCCCCTTATAAATCAGACCCGAAAGGATTCCTGAGAGGGGCAGCCCCCAAAGCATCGTCCGCGCTCCATAAAGAGTGCATTCAAAGCGCATCATCTTATTGAAATCCCGATCGGACATTCCCACAGAACGGAGCATGGCAAATTCCCGTCTGCGCAGCTTGATATTGGTGGAAATCGTGTTGAAGACGTTGGCAACCGCAATCAGCGAAATCATCGCGATAAAAACAACCGAGAACAGATTAACAATGAATGTGATATTACGGTTTTGCTCCAGTATCTCATAGACATTGTACAGATTATAGTCGGCGGTAATGCCGGCTCCATCAATCATCCTCTGCATCTCAGTCGTAGACTGACCGGGATTTTCCGACTTGAAGGTCATGCCCAGTTTTGTAGGCTTTACAGTCGCACCTAGCGCGTCAAACTGCGGCTTTACCTCGTAGGGGGCCATCACCATAAGAGAGTATCCGGGCCACTCACCCGGCTCTGTGGGCAGCAGATCGGGGTAGTCTTTTACAAAGGTTGCACGGATCGTTTTCGTCTGGTCCCCGGTCTTGGAGCGGAGCGTAAATTCCATAGGCTGTTCCTGCGTATACCAACTCCCAGGCAGTATTCCTGCCATGATCATTTTTTTGTCCTGCCCGGTGTATTCCTCTTCGGACAGGCCGAGGCCTTCGAGCAGGTTCTGATAGACGCTGTCCTCAACAAACTGAATATCCAACTGCACTTCCACCGTTTCACTCGCCCCATCATAACCGATGGACTCGCCATACTCGTCAAAAAAATGGCTTGACAGATCACTTGTACCTAGCACGCAGGAATAGGTCGAAAGTGCCTGATAAGAGCTTTCGGTAACGCTATCGGCGGTTTTCAACTCATCATAAAGCTGTAACAGCTCACTTTCCTCCATGTCTCGCGTATAGAAACAGATGTCATATTCTTCAACTACCACAGAGGAATTCTCAGCGATCTTATACAAATAGGCTCCGAAAGAGCTTGCCGACACAAACAACACAACACTTAACGTAAGCGACAGGATAATGCTGCGGTAACGCCGCCTGTTTCTCTTAAAGTTTTTTAACGCAAGTGTCTCCTCTAAACCGTAAAGGCGTTCCGCGAGCTTTGAAGTTCTTATCGCTTTGGCTTCCACCTTGACCTCGTTTGTCTGGCGGATACACTCCATCACGGGCGCACTGGCGGCCTTCTTTGCCGGAATATAGGCCGAAATCAGAATGGTAATCATACTGATAACCGCCGCCGCAACAAGAGCAGGAACAGACACCACCAAAATCAACGGTACATTGTCATACATAACATTTGCGAAATTCTTTGCCACAAGAGAAAGCACAAGCTTGATGCTTGGTATCCCGACCAAAATACCGATCGGAATGCCGATCATACCGATACAAATCCCCTCAAACAGCACAGAATTGCGCAGCTGTTTTTCCGTGGCACCTATCGACATGAGAATTCCAAACTGGTGCGTG includes:
- a CDS encoding PQQ-dependent sugar dehydrogenase — translated: MGNGVIETFLDIRPQILELGTTSGGYDERGLLGLAFHPAFNNNGLFYIHYSVAGSQGPGALSRPVTPDPCDPSTLNLRWLNRETRYDHIDTIEEWIFDPASQPQRQRTLLNIRRPFLNHNGVNSLNFSPETGKLVLTTGDGGSGYDPFNLSQDDMEIAGKIIEIDVDIDSFSDDPPVVTRFSELPSSIQDTLTVIAKGVRNIPGISFQRVNNQYIKYVGDVGQDLVESIFSFVDYKPMPVTDLIDSSLTETEPDQKGFVNFGWRGWEGIFPTALLRSCSANPNLNEKIFAYYDEAVETSVQRLPPLISYFHEDSRPDKFEASALTGIHPYMGNDIPDLMGCIVFTELARRQESPQPTRGVLAYTRPRTDCKLNDFSIIETDYDFGDRSSYYVGLGTDMNQTRLFLGVYSSTRVTDYNQGTIFEIVP
- a CDS encoding EcsC family protein, with translation MNLYEKHVEKELNRWHDDIIKSAGLFERTSKGIQKQTQKLVPKKMQNTITATVEKMVQTILFGSDLLTIKEDASGLSLAEQDFLVQEQFQIYMKTAVTQGIGFGAGGILLGLADLPVLMGIKIKFMFDGAKLYGYDTDQQSERLFLLYVFQLAFSSREHRLDVFRILQDWDERDHPPVDWEKFQMEYRDYLDIAKLLQLMPVVGSVAGGTANYKLMNRLKENVMNCYRMRILCQKWNE
- a CDS encoding ABC transporter permease, with the protein product MNIFNKVTLQSMKRSRTRTIVTIIGVILSAAMITAVAAFAVSLQSYMISGAVAKYGDWHIEIPDADSSFVQEQTEDSRVANAVALQNIGYATLEGGQNPDKPYLFITGWNEEALDALPIKLLSGRLPENSSEVVIPAHIAANGGVKISVGDTLTLSVGNRMSGDRKLSQHDSYCAGEETLVPVTEKTYTVVGICGRPGIEEYAAPGYTLITTEDTASANSLTVFITLKDPYQIHSYADSISDNNRYVLNDDVLRFMGLSGEKMLTVLLYSIGSILIALVMLGSVFLIYNSFNISLNERTHQFGILMSIGATEKQLRNSVLFEGICIGMIGIPIGILVGIPSIKLVLSLVAKNFANVMYDNVPLILVVSVPALVAAAVISMITILISAYIPAKKAASAPVMECIRQTNEVKVEAKAIRTSKLAERLYGLEETLALKNFKRNRRRYRSIILSLTLSVVLFVSASSFGAYLYKIAENSSVVVEEYDICFYTRDMEESELLQLYDELKTADSVTESSYQALSTYSCVLGTSDLSSHFFDEYGESIGYDGASETVEVQLDIQFVEDSVYQNLLEGLGLSEEEYTGQDKKMIMAGILPGSWYTQEQPMEFTLRSKTGDQTKTIRATFVKDYPDLLPTEPGEWPGYSLMVMAPYEVKPQFDALGATVKPTKLGMTFKSENPGQSTTEMQRMIDGAGITADYNLYNVYEILEQNRNITFIVNLFSVVFIAMISLIAVANVFNTISTNIKLRRREFAMLRSVGMSDRDFNKMMRFECTLYGARTMLWGLPLSGILSGLIYKGMVVGGADNIDFVFPWGSMAVSVFSVLFIVFITMLYAISKIKKENIIDALRDDMT